A genomic window from Lotus japonicus ecotype B-129 chromosome 1, LjGifu_v1.2 includes:
- the LOC130730525 gene encoding NAC domain-containing protein 21/22-like: protein MGLRDISASLPPGFRFYPSDEELVCHYLYKKVTNEHVLKGTLVEIDLHICEPWQLPEVAKLNGNEWYFFSFRDRKYATGFRANRATASGYWKATGKDRTVIDSVTREVVGMRKTLVFYRNRAPNGIKTGWIMHEFRLEAPHMPPKEDWVLCRVFHKSKEDNSSKFSTQQLMMYNETTSPPPPLTLSSSSPLINQTMPAIGGYNRLPSFSSSTPTLHNHFNLNTSSLNLLPFSQETNNSTVTTQLSSKADDGYGFLWDMDMEENNSFEDGVASNLDAIRFEVDNNNNVVLI from the exons ATGGGGTTGAGAGACATTAGTGCTTCTCTGCCTCCTGGGTTTCGGTTTTATCCGAGTGATGAGGAATTGGTGTGTCACTACCTTTACAAAAAGGTTACAAATGAACACGTTCTGAAGGGTACTTTGGTGGAAATTGACTTGCACATATGTGAACCATGGCAACTTCCTG AGGTGGCTAAGCTGAATGGGAATGAGTGGTACTTCTTTAGCTTCCGTGATCGGAAATATGCGACTGGGTTTAGAGCCAACAGGGCCACCGCATCTGGATATTGGAAAGCGACGGGGAAGGATCGGACGGTGATAGATTCAGTGACAAGGGAGGTTGTAGGGATGAGGAAGACACTGGTGTTCTACAGGAACAGAGCTCCAAATGGCATCAAAACTGGATGGATCATGCATGAGTTCCGACTTGAGGCCCCACACATGCCTCCTAAG GAGGACTGGGTCTTATGCAGAGTCTTCCACAAAAGCAAAGAAGATAACAGTTCCAAATTCAGCACACAACAACTCATGATGTATAATGAGACAACATCACCACCTCCACCCCTAACTTTGTCTTCATCATCTCCATTAATCAACCAAACAATGCCTGCCATTGGTGGGTATAACAGACTTCCCTCGTTCTCTTCCTCCACGCCAACCCTTCATAATCACTTCAACTTAAACACTTCTTCCCTCAACCTTCTTCCATTTTCACAAGAAACAAACAATAGCACTGTTACAACTCAACTCAGTTCCAAAGCTGATGATGGATATGGATTCTTATGGGACATGGATATGGAAGAAAATAATAGCTTTGAAGATGGCGTGGCTTCAAACTTGGACGCTATAAGATTCGAGGTTGATAACAATAACAATGTGGTCTTGATATAA